The following are from one region of the Trichoderma breve strain T069 chromosome 5, whole genome shotgun sequence genome:
- a CDS encoding protein kinase domain-containing protein, giving the protein MDGQPQPQPKPALYTHLSQLSSLPLRTANSTPTASPGLFSPVARHPHMPTQSFSESNTPAPLFDSPYLHPLQTHRVRETHKALIDSDTATGRKSINQYDIIEEIGRGMHGKVKLARNLETGENVAIKIIPRFSKKRRLGKVTAMSPQDKTKKEIAILKKIRHPNVVALLEVIDDPELKKIYMVLEHVELGEIVWRKKGLPHICSYERRRSEREMNGEPATADDMRWDQLLERRQIIKELKRAKMAQNNHGPEYWSNEHGAADDASTVSPWSRISSKEDFAATDGSVSMPISRRSSLAPSQSYSFSSSPGTREEDEWHEDDHTTPGPTSSQPPLSTSALDGTMFGAYTNNDDRMSYRERSPSMADSIISHMSSIDYNVRAHDPFADDFSYVPCFTFDQARSAFRDTVLGLEYLHYQGVVHRDIKPANLLWSKDHRVKISDFGAKDFDDDLELSKTVGTPAFFAPELCYTDPDQAQPKVSEQIDVWSLGVTLYCLIYARIPFLAEDEFQMFRKIATEDVYIPRKRLKPVDPSTSPTVTSLYKRQNTHPYRDDNDLEYEDVDNLLYDLLRQMLIKNPEKRIRLKDIKKHPWVLQGLPNPRSWAEETDPAKPSSGRKIQVDERDLSSAVVPLTFLERARSVVKKAVGRVMHPLVDRSESRSRRRATSSVASSGVPATNPPTPYLDRRRSLHPEDYFPSLPARDALSSIELRSSESGAPSSRVESVVYDPMATVLPPLTTQPATVTRGRSHSELDEAATSEFRPSANGVPIRNGGTIRARNVAQFLPLTPHTVPPTPSFDRNPPFRPELPSARSELSAMRGDSVRSPSADRGLFASSDKRATPQVGLNTAVAPGNIQGLRSTRSMRSVDLGRNRYGYTQLSSSPLSSSPQPIPPASYHHHRHLQSDPNFHSRSPLTRTPVTMSPEPAFYGSYASEDGSAEMGSQWSRIAHQDWQSEAPSRRGTVEIAKTASTDSMDHLGTPLTSPSETASPVAACPPANSASQRMLVFQSDPSLPALLSGASSVSADLEGELLLRPGTVDPQTTFLQTKDSMTPPALAKEPVGGFPIDQVFAHHSSMEGVPLQVKIDRPPTSDSATSHQHRKHDEEDNDDDSDEGLLLMAKAKKRPPVTTRHRPFEARRRDTNMSTASDETARRVNISPEA; this is encoded by the exons atggacggccagccgcagccgcagccgaaGCCGGCGCTTTACACCCATCTGTCTCAATTGTCGTCGCTTCCCTTGCGGACCGCCAACAGCACGCCCACGGCTTCTCCTGGCCTCTTCAGTCCCGTCGCCAGGCACCCTCATATGCCCACTCAGTCCTTCTCCGAGAGCAACACGCCCGCCCCTTTGTTCGACAGCCCCTACTTGCACCCGCTGCAGACCCACCGAGTCCGAGA GACCCACAAGGCTCTCATCGATTCCGACACTGCCACCGGCCGCAAGTCCATCAATCAGTATGACATTATCGAGGAGATTGGCCGTGGCATGCACGGCAAGGTCAAGCTGGCCCGCAACCTCGAGACCGGTGAAAACGTAGCCATCAAAATCATTCCGCGCTTTTCCAAGAAACGACGGCTCGGCAAGGTCACTGCCATGTCCCCCCAGGATAAGACTAAAAAGGAAATCGCCATTCTCAAGAAGATTAGACACCCCAACGTTGTCGCCTTACTCGAAGTCATTGACGATCCCGAGCTGAAAAAGATTTACATGGTACTGGAACACGTTGAGTTGGGCGAGATTGTGTGGCGTAAGAAGGGACTACCCCACATCTGCTCGTACGAACGGAGACGATCTGAGCGCGAGATGAATGGAGAGCCAGCTACCGCCGATGACATGCGGTGGGATCAGTTACTCGAGCGCCGACAGATCATCAAGGAACTCAAGAGGGCCAAGATGGCCCAAAACAACCACGGCCCTGAGTACTGGAGCAATGAACACGGCGCCGCCGATGACGCGAGCACCGTAAGCCCTTGGTCCCGTATCTCCTCCAAGGAAGACTTTGCTGCCACCGACGGTTCCGTATCCATGCCCATCTCCCGCCGCTCCTCTCTGGCCCCCTCACAAAGCtactccttttcttcttcgcctggGACgagggaagaagacgaatggCATGAAGATGACCATACCACCCCGGGCCCTACCTCATCGCAACCTCCCCTCTCCACAAGCGCATTAGACGGAACCATGTTTGGAGCCTATACCAACAACGATGACAGAATGAGCTACCGCGAGCGATCTCCCAGCATGGCCGACTCCATCATTTCCCACATGTCCTCCATCGACTACAACGTCCGTGCTCACGACCCCTTTGCTGACGACTTCTCCTATGTTCCTTGCTTCACCTTTGATCAAGCCCGGTCTGCCTTTCGCGATACTGTGCTAGGTCTTGAATACTTGCATTACCAGGGCGTTGTTCACCGTGATATCAAGCCTGCCAATCTGTTGTGGAGCAAGGACCACCGTGTCAAGATTTCCGACTTTGGT GCAAAGGACTTTGATGATGACCTGGAACTTTCAAAAACTGTTGGCACCCCGGCCTTTTTCGCTCCGGAGCTTTGCTACACCGACCCTGATCAGGCCCAGCCCAAGGTGTCTGAGCAGATTGATGTGTGGTCTCTCGGCGTGACGCTTTACTGCCTCATCTATGCGCGTATCCCTTTCCTGGCAGAGGATGAGTTTCAGATGTTCCGCAAGATTGCCACTGAGGACGTGTATATCCCTCGCAAGAGGTTAAAGCCCGTGGACCCCTCAACCTCACCCACTGTAACCTCTCTCTACAAACGCCAAAACACTCATCCATACCGCGACGACAATGACCTCGAATACGAAGACGTGGATAATCTCCTGTATGACTTGCTGCGCCAGATGCTTATCAAGAATCCAGAAAAGCGAATTCGCCTCAAGGATATCAAGAAACACCCCTGGGTGCTCCAAGGTCTTCCCAACCCGAGATCATGGGCGGAGGAAACTGACCCGGCCAAGCCATCGAGTGGCCGCAAGATTCAGGTCGACGAGAGGGATCTGTCCTCTGCCGTCGTGCCACTCACCTTTCTCGAACGGGCCCGATCTGTTGTCAAAAAGGCCGTGGGAAGAGTCATGCATCCCTTGGTCGACCGCAGTGAAAGTCGATCACGTCGACGGGCTACCAGTAGTGTTGCCAGCTCCGGAG TCCCAGCTACGAATCCCCCCACTCCTTACCTCGATAGGCGCCGCAGCCTTCATCCAGAAGACTACTTTCCCAGCCTGCCAGCCAGGGACGCCTTGTCAAGCATAGAGCTACGCTCTTCAGAGTCTGGGGCCCCTAGCAGTCGCGTGGAATCTGTCGTCTATGATCCAATGGCTACAGTTTTGCCGCCTCTGACCACGCAGCCGGCCACTGTGACTCGGGGACGCTCTCACAGCGAGCTGGATGAGGCAGCAACGTCCGAATTTCGCCCTTCTGCCAATGGCGTTCCCATCCGTAACGGGGGAACCATACGGGCTAGAAATGTTGCGCAATTCTTACCCTTGACGCCTCATACGGTACCGCCTACCCCATCTTTTGATAGAAATCCTCCCTTCCGTCCAGAGTTACCAAGTGCGAGGTCAGAGCTCAGCGCTATGAGAGGCGATTCAGTCCGCTCCCCTTCCGCGGACCGTGGTCTCTTCGCGAGCAGCGACAAACGAGCCACTCCCCAAGTTGGTCTGAATACTGCCGTGGCACCGGGGAACATTCAGGGCTTGCGAAGCACACGCTCAATGCGCTCTGTTGATCTGGGCAGAAACAGATACGGTTACACGCAGCTGTCGTCCTCCCCCTTGTCTTCGTCTCCTCAGCCCATACCCCCTGCctcatatcatcatcacaggCATCTTCAGTCCGATCCAAACTTTCACAGTCG GTCTCCCCTCACCCGGACTCCTGTCACCATGAGCCCTGAACCAGCCTTTTATGGCTCGTACGCGAGTGAAGATGGCTCGGCTGAAATGGGTAGCCAATGGTCTCGTATTGCTCATCAAGATTGGCAATCCGAGGCCCCGTCGCGAAGGGGAACTGTGGAAATCGCAAAGACTGCGAGTACCGACTCCATGGATCATCTCGGAACGCCCCTGACGAGCCCAAGCGAAACGGCTAGCCCTGTCGCCGCATGCCCGCCTGCCAACAGCGCGTCTCAGCGAATGCTAGTCTTTCAGTCCGATCCCTCGCTGCCGGCTCTCCTTAGCGGTGCCAGCTCTGTTTCGGCTGACTTGGAGGGTGAGCTACTGCTCAGACCGGGAACCGTAGATCCCCAGACCACTTTCTTACAGACCAAAGACTCGATGACTCCCCCAGCCCTTGCAAAGGAGCCGGTCGGTGGCTTTCCCATCGACCAAGTCTTTGCTCACCACTCGTCCATGGAAGGTGTGCCACTTCAAGTCAAGATTGACCGCCCACCAACCTCGGACTCTGCAACAAGTCATCAGCATCGCAAGCACGACGAGGAAGACAATGACGATGACAGTGATGAGGGCCTTTTGTTGATGGCCAAAGCTAAGAAGCGACCGCCAGTTACAACTAGGCACCGGCCCTTTGAGGCCAGGCGGCGCGACACAAACATGAGCACTGCAAGTGACGAAACTGCTAGGAGAGTCAACATTTCTCCTGAGGCATGA
- a CDS encoding tetratricopeptide repeat domain-containing protein: MANEIMSADHKISSNAFGSNTQIHQGDTTVIHNYGSNASRKAHFMLPFPPNENIVCRPEIIAKIDKHLTRSKGGHYCGAALWGLGGSGKTQIALDYAYRRSHEDPACDIFWVHADNKTSFTRDYQRIARNLGLDYKVNGEELFVTVCHRIRSLQRWLLILDNADDLALFGVGVGGQIKSLFEYIPHGPGGTVLWTSRDEQIVSLVGSLRGVQISHMGIEEAESLLAMTRRDDIGADEIQEAKLLLQELQWLPLAVFQAGSYMRRTSTLIKKYLSKLLEGKSRWDMLKQSQHDRHRRPNVSNSVLETWNISISHIRKESEITYKVLHTIAYLDSEKIPLSLILAASNDNQPGQETSSHSEEEVLRMIISRLKEFSFISERKEENCDEPSFDMHKLVQYAIRFQLHTEDITLETYFATAALRVVTSLFPKEITTKTRRVCEKYATHAIQVSFWADLSEHVITTSSFLIDVAVYFSFYGALERGAYMAKRAVDLLNNYPVKIYPKNWICIFSVFTLARLEQAFGKDHHCAITTKETLVWIYRDQGRYKEAEELQIKGLSFHQKLYGEKERCTIDAMAELASIYADQKRYDEAKKLKIKTLALYSEVLGERHPATVDAMGSLAETYILTGMVEEGKRLELEAMSLLQNVSGDIPPHELRLKFNEMATICEIKSAKRRGIWRLLEVLSPKFKKGRRPWVLLILFWASNAACMWKMLVFLWAPRLTKGYPGQAREYVPIVEAILSHIVSLAFWRFATV, from the exons ATGGCGAACGAAATTATGAGTGCTGATCACAAGATTTCTTCCAATGCCTTTGGGTCTAACACCCAGATCCATCAGGGTGATACCACAGTCATCCACAACTACGGTTCAAACGCGTCGCGTAAAGCCCACTTCATgcttcctttcccccccaaTGAAAATATTGTTTGTCGTCCAGAAATTATCGCCAAAATTGACAAGCACTTAACGCGTTCTAAAGGCGGTCACTACTGCGGTGCCGCTCTATGGGGTCTTGGAGGATCGGG CAAGACTCAAATAGCCCTCGATTACGCCTATCGCCGGAGCCATGAAGATCCTGCTTGCGACATCTTCTGGGTGCATGCTGATAATAAAACAAGTTTCACGAGAGATTATCAAAGAATTGCGAGGAATCTCGGCTTGGACTATAAAGTCAACGGTGAGGAGCTGTTCGTCACCGTATGTCACCGTATTAGGTCGCTGCAGCGGTGGCTCTTGATTCTCGACAATGCAGACGATTTGGCACTTttcggtgttggtgttggggGTCAAATCAAGAGCTTGTTCGAGTACATACCACACGGTCCTGGAGGGACTGTTTTATGGACTAGCCGGGATGAACAAATCGTTAGTCTGGTCGGCTCGTTACGAGGTGTTCAAATCTCACATATGGGCATCGAAGAGGCGGAAAGTTTACTGGCTATGACAAGAAGAGATGATATTGGAGCTGATGAGATCCAAGAAGCCAAACTATTGCTTCAAGAGCTTCAGTGGCTCCCATTAGCCGTCTTCCAAGCAGGTTCATACATGAGGAGGACTTCGACGCTTATCAAGAAGTATTTATCAAAACTTCTGGAAGGGAAAAGCCGATGGGATATGTTGAAACAGTCTCAGCATGACAGACACAGGAGGCCGAATGTATCAAACAGTGTTCTTGAAACGTGGAATATTTCGATCTCGCACATTCGGAAAGAGAGCGAAATAACTTACAAGGTCCTCCACACTATCGCATATCTTGACAGCGAGAAAATTCCATTGTCACTTATCCTCGCTGCATCAAACGACAATCAGCCAGGGCAAGAGACGTCATCTCACAGCGAGGAGGAAGTGTTGAGAATGATCATATCTCGACTTAAGGAATTTTCATTCATCAGCGaacgcaaagaagaaaactgTGATGAGCCAAGCTTCGATATGCATAAGCTCGTACAATATGCCATTCGATTTCAACTTCACACAGAAGATATTACTCTAGAGACATACTTTGCAACCGCTGCTCTCAGAGTCGTTACAAGTCTATTCCCCAAAGAAATCACGACAAAAACAAGGCGCGTATGTGAGAAGTATGCAACCCATGCGATACAGGTCAGCTTTTGGGCAGATCTATCTGAGCACGTTATCACAACGTCTTCATTCTTAATAGACGTGGCAGTATATTTCAGCTTCTACGGAGCATTAGAAAGGGGAGCATACATGGCGAAGAGGGCGGTCGACCTATTGAATAATTATCCCGTCAAAATATACCCCAAAAATTGGATATGCATCTTCTCCGTTTTCACCC TGGCACGTTTAGAGCAAGCCTTTGGCAAGGATCATCACTGCGCCATTACCACCAAGGAGACTCTTGTATGGATATATCGTGATCAAGGCCGGTATAAGGAAGCTGAGGAGCTTCAAATAAAAGGGCTTTCATTTCATCAGAAGCTTTatggggaaaaagagagatgtACAATTGATGCTATGGCAGAACTTGCATCAATATACGCAGACCAAAAACGATATGATGAAGCTAAAAAGCTTAAGATCAAAACCCTAGCGTTGTATTCTGAAGTTCTCGGTGAAAGGCACCCTGCGACAGTCGATGCTATGGGGAGCCTTGCAGAAACGTATATATTGACAG GTATGGTTGAAGAGGGTAAACGGCTTGAACTGGAAGCCATGTCATTGCTGCAAAATGTGTCTGGCGATATACCTCCGCATGAGCTTCGGCTCAAATTTAACGAGATGGCCACTATTTGCGAAATAAAGTCAGCCAAGCGTCGGGGTATTTGGAGGCTGCTGGAAGTACTGTCGCCTAAATTTAAGAAGGGAAGGCGGCCTTGGGTGCTTCTCATCTTATTTTGGGCCAGTAACGCAGCTTGCATGTGGAAGATGTTGGTATTCTTATGGGCACCTAGGTTGACGAAAGGATACCCTGGTCAAGCACGTGAATATGTACCCATAGTCGAAGCGATACTCAGTCACATCGTCTCACTCGCATTTTGGAGGTTTGCTACCGTTTAA
- a CDS encoding biotin/lipoate a/B protein ligase family domain-containing protein yields the protein MKNPQLLSRRATSRLRASTVSSLLHRPLTSRFSTDAASHPSNKVQVYLSKSTDPFLNLSVEHRLLQITPPDSTILTLYVNSPSIIFGRNQNPWLQVNLNRLAQIAQDPSNVGWKDSPIQLIRRRSGGGAVFHDVGNVNFSVICPPEHFDRNKHAEMVVRALKALGRPDTRVNERHDIVMDVASEAEAATYKISGSAYKLTRLRSLHHGTCLLRSPNLSSISGLLRSPALGYLDARGVDSVRRPVKNIDVGNDEFKDAVMSEFKSMYGDVHFRGEFNDTALQVEEIRRGYQELQSKSWIWGQTPRFTFSTHPTEEDPRPRPELPFDLNMSLLARHGVIDEVNIKHSDGATIDALDASIFQGVSIWEIKNWAASLTQAGLGGGLSEEAGAWLNGIFGTEYTKI from the exons ATGAAAAACCCACAATTACTAAGCCGTAGAGCCACCAGTCGTCTACGAGCTTCAACTgtctcatctcttcttcatcgccctcTCACATCGCGATTCTCAACAGACGCAGCCTCTCACCCCTCTAATAAAGTCCAAGTCTACCTCTCCAAATCAACAGATCCCTTCCTCAACCTCTCCGTCGAGCATCGCCTCCTCCAAATCACGCCTCCAGACTCAACCATCCTCACCCTCTACGTCAACTCCcccagcatcatctttggcCGCAACCAAAATCCGTGGCTCCAGGTCAACCTCAATCGCTTAGCCCAGATTGCTCAAGATCCATCCAATGTCGGGTGGAAAGACTCGCCTATCCAATTGATACGGCGGCGTTCCGGAGGTGGCGCGGTATTTCATGATGTTGGCAATGTCAACTTCAGCGTCATCTGTCCTCCTGAGCATTTTGATCGGAACAAGCACGCTGAAATGGTAGTTCGCGCCTTGAAAGCCCTAGGAAGACCGGATACACGTGTGAATGAGAGACATGACATCGTCATGGATGTAGCctcagaagcagaagctgcgACATATAAAATCTCGGGCTCGGCTTATAAGCTCACGCGTCTGCGATCGCTACACCATGGAACCTGTCTTCTCCGCAGTCCCAATTTGTCGAGCATCTCTGGCTTGCTGCGTTCTCCAGCGCTTGGCTACCTAGATGCCCGTGGCGTCGATAGTGTGCGCCGTCCAGTCAAGAACATTGATGTCGGCAATGACGAGTTCAAAGATGCTGTAATGAGCGAATTTAAGAGCATGTATGGAGACGTTCATTTCCGAGGGGAATTCAACGACACGGCGCTTCAGGTGGAGGAGATACGGCGAGGCTACCAGGAGCTTCAGTCAAAGAGCTGGATCTGGGGCCAGACACCGCGATTTACCTTTTCAACGCATCCTACGGAAGAGGATCCCCGACCTCGGCCAGAGCTACCATTTGAT TTGAACATGAGTCTTCTTGCTAGGCACGGCGTCATTGATGAGGTGAACATTAAGCATAGTGATGGAGCTACTATCGATGCCTTGGATGCCTCAATATTCCAAGGCGTTTCCATATGGGAGATTAAAAACTGGGCAGCGTCGCTTACTCAAGCTGGGCTCGGAGGCGGCCTCAGCGAGGAAGCAGGGGCTTGGCTAAACGGTATATTTGGCACTGAATACACCAAGATTTGA